A portion of the Mycobacterium paraseoulense genome contains these proteins:
- a CDS encoding WXG100 family type VII secretion target, which translates to MSNPITYNPGAVADFASDIASRAGQLQGIYDDTSNRTNQLTEFFAGHGAKQFFEAQAQMLSGLQGLIDTVSQHGTTTSHVLDNALATDQNIGNLFG; encoded by the coding sequence ATGTCGAACCCGATCACCTATAACCCGGGTGCGGTAGCCGATTTCGCCTCCGACATCGCCTCCCGTGCCGGCCAGCTGCAAGGAATTTATGACGACACCTCGAACCGGACCAACCAGCTGACGGAATTCTTCGCCGGTCATGGCGCGAAGCAATTCTTCGAGGCGCAGGCGCAGATGCTGTCCGGGCTGCAGGGGCTGATCGACACCGTGAGCCAGCACGGGACGACGACTTCGCACGTGCTGGACAACGCGCTCGCCACCGACCAGAACATCGGCAACTTGTTCGGCTGA
- a CDS encoding WXG100 family type VII secretion target, with amino-acid sequence MDSSTIQVSAQVLRDASNHIQANMEHAIAIAQGYIANHENVMNPSTWSGEAVTASHATAIEIQNDLNKVLNGGTRLAEGLKQAAALMEHHEADSTHAFSALFGGHGS; translated from the coding sequence GTGGACAGCTCAACAATCCAAGTATCGGCTCAGGTGCTGCGCGATGCTTCCAACCATATCCAGGCGAACATGGAGCACGCGATCGCAATCGCCCAGGGCTACATTGCGAATCACGAAAACGTGATGAACCCTTCGACCTGGTCGGGTGAGGCAGTGACCGCCTCCCACGCGACTGCCATTGAAATTCAGAACGATCTGAACAAGGTCCTCAACGGCGGAACCCGCCTGGCCGAGGGCCTCAAGCAGGCGGCGGCGCTGATGGAACACCACGAGGCGGATTCCACCCACGCATTCAGCGCGCTATTCGGCGGTCACGGCTCCTGA
- a CDS encoding PPE family protein translates to MADPGWAARTPEDNDLLLKAGAGVVTHLANQAAWTVLAATHHGSSIASAINTVATSAGWVGAGSLASAANATALNTSLHGLAGWVDVKPAVVSTAVSAYHMAYGSMRPAPECIENRTECATDYGINPLVLGALTPRITSLELEYFGSMWPNNSAVGASYGAILTALTQSLTIPPPLATMGASPAAPAEAASAVGESAAQVGAGDGMRSAFQGVQQGTSGAGQAASGGDFMSQAGSFMEPVQSMMGAVPQAMQAPMQMMQAPMQMMQPLQSMMGMFSGSGAMGGAAPGVSAVSATEMSAVGASGGGGAASLGNAGMSATSFTRPVSAFEPVASGRPVGLRPAGALGTDELRPQTTSTGGAPTGGMPVGHGVGGQRGSRDKAEQPVTVRVVDERV, encoded by the coding sequence ATGGCCGATCCGGGGTGGGCCGCGCGTACGCCTGAGGACAACGATCTGTTGCTCAAGGCGGGTGCCGGCGTCGTGACGCATCTGGCGAACCAGGCCGCCTGGACGGTGCTGGCGGCCACTCATCACGGGTCGAGCATCGCGTCCGCGATCAACACCGTGGCCACGTCGGCCGGCTGGGTTGGTGCCGGATCCCTCGCCTCGGCGGCCAACGCCACCGCGCTGAACACGTCCCTGCACGGGCTCGCCGGGTGGGTGGACGTCAAACCGGCGGTGGTCTCGACCGCGGTCTCGGCGTATCACATGGCGTACGGCTCGATGCGCCCGGCGCCCGAATGCATCGAGAACCGCACCGAATGCGCCACCGACTACGGCATCAACCCCTTGGTGCTGGGGGCGTTGACGCCACGGATCACATCGCTCGAGCTCGAGTACTTCGGATCGATGTGGCCGAACAACTCCGCCGTCGGGGCCAGCTACGGGGCCATCCTCACGGCGCTGACCCAAAGCCTGACCATTCCGCCGCCGCTGGCGACCATGGGCGCGTCGCCGGCGGCGCCGGCGGAAGCGGCTTCGGCGGTGGGCGAGTCGGCCGCCCAGGTCGGCGCCGGCGACGGGATGCGTTCGGCTTTTCAGGGGGTGCAGCAGGGGACATCGGGAGCCGGCCAGGCGGCGTCGGGCGGGGACTTCATGAGTCAAGCCGGGTCGTTCATGGAACCGGTGCAATCGATGATGGGCGCGGTCCCGCAGGCGATGCAGGCTCCCATGCAGATGATGCAGGCGCCGATGCAGATGATGCAGCCGCTGCAATCGATGATGGGCATGTTCTCCGGGTCCGGCGCCATGGGCGGGGCGGCACCGGGGGTTTCGGCGGTGTCGGCGACGGAGATGTCGGCAGTCGGCGCGTCGGGCGGCGGCGGGGCGGCATCCCTGGGCAATGCCGGTATGTCCGCGACCAGCTTTACCCGTCCGGTCAGCGCGTTCGAGCCCGTAGCCAGTGGCCGTCCGGTGGGGCTGCGGCCGGCCGGGGCGCTGGGCACGGACGAATTGCGCCCGCAGACCACGTCGACGGGAGGCGCCCCGACGGGCGGCATGCCCGTGGGGCATGGGGTCGGGGGCCAGCGCGGCTCCCGTGACAAAGCAGAGCAACCCGTGACGGTGCGGGTCGTCGACGAAAGGGTGTGA
- a CDS encoding PE domain-containing protein translates to MVLQVQSEAVLASSSAEAGISAETQAAASAAAPVLLGVLPMGGDPDSAMFAAALNACGGSYLGVVSEHAAQRGLFAGAQSLASGTYVVTELMRSLTLAIGA, encoded by the coding sequence ATGGTGCTGCAGGTGCAATCGGAGGCGGTGCTGGCCTCCTCGTCCGCGGAGGCGGGGATCAGCGCCGAAACTCAGGCGGCGGCTTCGGCGGCCGCCCCCGTGCTGCTGGGCGTGCTGCCGATGGGCGGCGACCCTGACTCGGCGATGTTCGCGGCGGCGCTCAACGCGTGCGGCGGAAGCTACCTGGGAGTGGTCTCCGAGCACGCCGCTCAGCGCGGGTTGTTCGCCGGCGCGCAGAGCCTCGCCTCGGGCACCTACGTCGTCACCGAGCTCATGCGCAGCCTGACGCTGGCAATCGGCGCGTAA
- a CDS encoding sensor histidine kinase: protein MRVLSLRTIVVVAALSVITLVVLLGTWVWVGVTNDQYSQLDRRLDSVSSLGDINSLLNNVQHASPDQPMPDGNLVRTARIGDQTVSVPSNIVLPKLPNGYANTTINGVQYRVRTFSAGPASIALAAPLAEAQHRINELHLRVLLICASVIGGTVVVGWVISLIMVNPFLLLAQQARAINAQSSPDEVQVRGVREAVEIAEAVEGMLARIGNEQQRTRAALESARDFAAVASHELRTPLTAMRTNLEVLSTLDLPHEQRQEVIGDVIRTQSRIEATLTALERLAQGELTTVDDFVPFDITELLDRAAHDALRIYPEVEVSLVPSPTVLMVGLPTGLRLVIDNAIANAVKHGNAGKIQLTVSSSSEGVQIAIDDDGTGVPESERATVFERFTRGSTASRSGSGLGLALVAQQAELHGGTAALQTSPLGGTRLLLNLAGDGRGPA from the coding sequence ATGCGGGTGTTGTCGCTCCGCACCATCGTCGTCGTCGCCGCGTTGTCGGTCATCACCCTGGTCGTGCTGCTAGGCACCTGGGTGTGGGTCGGCGTCACCAACGACCAATACAGCCAGCTCGACCGCCGGCTCGACTCGGTCAGCAGCCTGGGCGACATCAACTCCCTGCTCAACAACGTCCAGCACGCCAGCCCCGACCAGCCCATGCCGGACGGCAACCTGGTGCGCACCGCGCGCATCGGCGACCAGACGGTGTCGGTGCCCAGCAACATCGTGCTGCCCAAGCTGCCCAACGGGTACGCGAACACCACGATCAACGGGGTGCAGTACCGCGTGCGCACCTTCTCCGCGGGCCCGGCCTCGATCGCGCTGGCCGCGCCGCTGGCCGAAGCCCAGCACCGGATCAACGAGCTGCACCTGCGGGTGCTGTTGATCTGCGCCAGCGTCATCGGCGGCACCGTGGTGGTCGGCTGGGTGATCTCGTTGATCATGGTGAACCCGTTCCTGCTGCTGGCTCAGCAGGCTCGCGCCATCAACGCGCAGTCCAGCCCCGACGAGGTCCAGGTGCGCGGGGTGCGCGAGGCCGTGGAGATCGCCGAGGCCGTCGAGGGCATGCTCGCGCGCATCGGTAACGAACAACAGCGCACCAGGGCGGCGCTCGAGTCGGCCCGCGACTTCGCCGCGGTCGCCTCCCACGAGCTGCGCACCCCATTGACGGCCATGCGCACCAACCTCGAGGTGCTGTCCACCCTGGACCTGCCGCACGAGCAGCGCCAGGAGGTCATCGGCGACGTCATCCGCACCCAGAGCCGCATCGAGGCGACACTGACGGCACTGGAACGGCTGGCGCAGGGCGAGCTCACCACTGTCGACGACTTCGTCCCGTTCGACATCACCGAACTGCTGGACCGCGCCGCGCACGACGCGCTGCGGATCTACCCCGAGGTGGAGGTGTCGCTGGTGCCTTCGCCGACGGTGCTGATGGTGGGGTTGCCCACCGGGCTGCGGCTGGTGATCGACAACGCCATCGCCAACGCCGTCAAGCACGGGAACGCCGGCAAGATCCAGCTCACCGTGAGCAGCTCCAGCGAGGGCGTCCAGATCGCGATCGACGACGACGGCACCGGCGTCCCCGAATCGGAACGGGCCACCGTCTTCGAGCGCTTCACCCGCGGGTCGACGGCATCGCGCTCGGGCTCCGGGCTCGGGCTGGCCCTGGTCGCCCAGCAGGCCGAATTGCACGGCGGCACAGCGGCATTGCAGACCAGCCCGCTCGGCGGCACCCGACTGTTGCTCAACCTGGCCGGCGACGGTCGCGGCCCCGCGTAA
- a CDS encoding TetR/AcrR family transcriptional regulator, translating to MLASGRDRLLAAALKLFADKGYAATSVADIQRASGLAPGSGALYKHFGSKRELLEAAVAHRIDSIVAAREQYDAGQPGSVEQAVRTAGQLIWSNLKESEDLLKVMLREPDELGDLDEKTWQVITDNAYQRFADELAASNRAGRTRIPDPEAAAAVAIGSLSYAATLQALTGRLPGNIDEQRYFEAWVSQTVSVLAQYGNPENP from the coding sequence ATGCTCGCCTCCGGACGCGATCGGCTGCTGGCCGCGGCGCTGAAGCTCTTTGCGGACAAGGGCTACGCGGCGACGTCGGTTGCCGACATCCAGCGGGCATCCGGTCTGGCGCCGGGGTCGGGCGCGCTCTACAAGCACTTCGGCTCCAAGCGCGAGCTGCTCGAGGCCGCCGTCGCCCACCGAATCGACAGCATCGTGGCGGCGCGTGAGCAGTACGACGCCGGGCAGCCGGGCAGCGTCGAGCAGGCGGTGCGGACCGCCGGGCAGTTGATCTGGAGCAACCTCAAAGAAAGTGAGGACCTGCTCAAGGTCATGTTGCGTGAGCCCGACGAGCTCGGTGACCTCGACGAGAAGACGTGGCAGGTCATCACCGACAACGCCTACCAGCGGTTCGCCGACGAACTGGCCGCGTCGAATCGGGCCGGGCGCACCCGCATCCCCGATCCGGAGGCGGCCGCCGCTGTGGCGATCGGGTCGTTGTCCTATGCCGCGACGCTGCAGGCGCTGACCGGACGCCTGCCCGGCAACATCGACGAACAGCGGTACTTCGAGGCGTGGGTCAGCCAGACCGTCAGCGTCCTCGCCCAATACGGAAACCCCGAAAACCCGTGA
- a CDS encoding acyl-CoA dehydrogenase family protein: protein MTFSLQLTDDVIEVRDWVHKFAADVIRPAASEWDEREETPWPVIREAAKVGLYSPDFFAQQAAEPTGLGMLTAFEEMFWGDAGIALSIMGTGLAAAALAGNGTPEQLGQWLPEMFGTADEPKLGAFCSSEPDAGSDVGAIRTRARYDEATGEWVLNGTKTWATNGGIANVHIVVASVYPELGTRGQATFVVPAGVGGLAQGQKFKKHGIRASHTAEVVLDNVRLPEDHILGGREKFEARIARVKSGASARSQAAMKTFERTRPTVGAMAVGVARAAYEYALDYACQREQFGRKIGEFQAVAFKLADMKSRIDAARLLVWRAGWMARNNQSFDAAEGSMAKLVASETAVYVTDEAIQILGGNGYTRDYPVERMHRDAKIFTIFEGTSEIQRLVISRALTGLQIR from the coding sequence GTGACTTTCTCACTGCAACTCACCGACGACGTGATCGAGGTGCGCGACTGGGTGCACAAGTTCGCCGCCGACGTCATCCGCCCCGCCGCGTCCGAATGGGACGAACGGGAGGAAACCCCGTGGCCGGTGATCCGGGAGGCCGCCAAGGTGGGCCTGTACTCCCCGGACTTCTTCGCGCAGCAGGCGGCCGAGCCGACGGGCCTGGGCATGCTGACCGCGTTCGAGGAGATGTTCTGGGGCGACGCCGGCATCGCGCTGTCCATCATGGGCACCGGCCTGGCAGCAGCTGCGCTGGCGGGCAACGGAACTCCCGAGCAGCTGGGCCAGTGGCTCCCCGAGATGTTCGGTACCGCCGACGAGCCGAAGCTGGGCGCGTTCTGCTCCTCCGAGCCGGACGCCGGGTCGGACGTCGGGGCGATCCGCACCCGGGCACGCTACGACGAGGCCACCGGAGAGTGGGTCCTCAACGGCACCAAGACCTGGGCGACCAACGGCGGCATCGCGAACGTGCACATCGTGGTGGCGTCGGTCTACCCCGAGCTGGGCACCCGCGGCCAGGCCACGTTCGTCGTCCCCGCGGGCGTCGGCGGGTTGGCCCAGGGCCAGAAGTTCAAAAAGCACGGGATCCGGGCGTCCCACACCGCCGAGGTGGTGCTGGACAACGTCCGCCTGCCCGAGGACCACATCCTCGGTGGACGGGAGAAGTTCGAGGCGCGGATCGCCCGGGTGAAGTCGGGCGCCTCGGCGCGCAGTCAGGCGGCGATGAAAACCTTCGAGCGCACCCGGCCCACGGTGGGCGCGATGGCGGTCGGCGTCGCGCGCGCGGCGTACGAGTACGCGCTCGACTACGCCTGCCAGCGCGAGCAATTCGGCCGCAAGATCGGCGAATTCCAGGCGGTGGCGTTCAAGTTGGCGGACATGAAGAGCCGCATCGACGCCGCCCGTCTGCTGGTGTGGCGGGCCGGCTGGATGGCGCGCAACAACCAGTCCTTCGACGCGGCCGAGGGATCGATGGCCAAGCTGGTGGCCAGCGAAACGGCCGTCTACGTCACCGACGAGGCGATCCAGATCCTGGGCGGCAACGGCTACACCCGCGACTACCCCGTCGAGCGCATGCACCGTGACGCCAAGATCTTCACGATCTTCGAGGGGACCAGCGAGATCCAGCGCCTGGTGATCTCGCGGGCGCTGACCGGCCTGCAGATTCGATAG
- a CDS encoding GNAT family N-acetyltransferase, which translates to MSTEIRVLDSADDLLAAANVFRVAMIGFPPLPDLPPGQITKLLEPGRTVGAFVGGQLVGTADAVTSQMTLPGGAMVGHAAVTHIGVLPSFTRRGVATDLIRHQLRDMASRGEAVASLRASEATIYGRYGYGVASSSQTVQVHTARAALRRAVGTGGPVRLIDAEQAWELLPRIYAANRPSRPGTIDRPDVWWEGLRLRTESSPGPAYFAVHGEPGSESGFARYRPVDTERWFVSDQRAIAVEDFFAPTAHAYLGLLRFLLGLDLIDRVVFWMLPMDDPLPWLLADRRAARVTAVHDETWLRVIDAERVLTARRYAGDGAVTIAVNDALLPQNSARFTVRGGGAEPTGRPAELDVDIEGLGAVLLGGTTWRDLAVAGLVRADDPSAIAVADRLFAVSDAPHAGFFF; encoded by the coding sequence ATGAGCACCGAGATCCGGGTCCTCGACAGCGCCGACGACCTGCTGGCCGCCGCGAACGTGTTCCGTGTCGCCATGATCGGCTTCCCACCGCTGCCGGACCTGCCGCCGGGGCAGATCACCAAGTTGCTCGAGCCCGGCCGCACCGTCGGGGCGTTCGTCGGCGGCCAACTCGTCGGTACCGCGGACGCCGTGACGAGTCAGATGACGCTGCCCGGCGGGGCGATGGTGGGGCACGCCGCCGTCACGCACATCGGGGTGCTGCCGTCGTTCACCCGGCGGGGCGTGGCCACGGACCTGATCCGTCATCAGTTGCGCGACATGGCCTCCCGCGGTGAAGCCGTGGCATCGTTGCGGGCGTCGGAGGCGACGATCTACGGCCGGTACGGGTATGGCGTCGCCAGTTCTTCGCAGACCGTCCAGGTGCACACCGCGCGGGCGGCACTGCGGCGCGCCGTCGGAACAGGCGGTCCGGTCCGGCTGATCGACGCCGAGCAAGCCTGGGAGCTGCTGCCGCGCATCTATGCCGCGAATCGCCCGTCACGTCCGGGAACCATCGACCGGCCGGACGTGTGGTGGGAAGGCCTGCGGCTGCGCACCGAAAGTTCGCCCGGGCCCGCGTACTTCGCGGTGCACGGCGAGCCGGGGTCCGAATCGGGTTTTGCCCGCTACCGTCCCGTGGACACCGAAAGGTGGTTCGTCAGCGACCAGCGCGCGATCGCGGTGGAGGACTTCTTCGCGCCCACCGCGCACGCCTATCTCGGGCTGCTGCGGTTCCTGTTGGGGCTGGATCTCATCGACCGCGTGGTGTTTTGGATGTTGCCGATGGACGACCCGCTGCCCTGGTTGCTGGCCGATCGGCGGGCCGCGCGGGTCACCGCGGTACACGACGAAACGTGGTTGCGCGTCATCGACGCGGAGCGGGTGCTGACGGCACGCCGCTACGCCGGCGACGGCGCGGTCACCATCGCGGTCAATGACGCCTTGCTGCCGCAGAATTCGGCTCGCTTCACGGTCCGCGGCGGCGGTGCCGAGCCGACCGGGCGGCCAGCGGAACTCGACGTGGACATCGAGGGGCTGGGCGCCGTCCTGCTCGGCGGCACCACGTGGCGCGACCTCGCGGTCGCCGGACTGGTCCGCGCCGACGACCCGTCGGCGATTGCCGTCGCCGATCGGTTGTTCGCGGTGTCGGACGCACCGCACGCCGGGTTCTTCTTCTAG
- a CDS encoding MFS transporter, with protein MSNRSATRSASVATDAGAASVGPRGVFAGVLVLLLSIGWVANHFVALMPLLSARQHLRPATLDAIFGIYALGLLPGLLVGGRASDAFGRRSVALAGSATAVVGTIAMLCSQQYDVLLLGRLIVGAGVGLAMSSCTAWASDLKGPAGAAAAGAVLMGGFAVGPFAGALIAGIGPAGVRLSFGVAAAVGLAAMGVVVVAARHTGVTAAAAARVWEPSTTAGHGAARALSWAMPLAPWVFASATLGFIALPGRVHTGLTAPMAAGTATLLVNGVSGLIQVLARARRWGPQAGTAGAVLAALGYAVTALAPPTIPLALGVPLFLVLGCASGLCLREGLIDLEAAAPKRLRGALVGAFYVVTYVGFGLPLILATVGSGASTAILAVMAVLASLTAVSRAVRLRADAHRQG; from the coding sequence GTGTCCAACCGGTCAGCAACACGGTCGGCGTCGGTCGCGACCGACGCCGGCGCCGCTTCGGTGGGACCCCGTGGCGTGTTCGCGGGTGTGCTGGTGCTGTTGCTGTCCATCGGCTGGGTCGCGAACCACTTCGTCGCGCTGATGCCCTTACTCAGCGCCCGGCAACATCTCCGCCCGGCCACGCTCGACGCCATCTTCGGCATCTACGCCCTGGGGCTGCTGCCGGGTCTGCTTGTCGGCGGGCGAGCGTCGGATGCGTTCGGGCGCCGGTCAGTGGCGCTGGCCGGTTCGGCGACCGCCGTAGTGGGGACGATTGCGATGCTGTGCTCACAACAGTACGACGTGTTGCTGCTGGGCCGCCTCATCGTGGGGGCCGGGGTCGGGCTGGCGATGAGTTCCTGCACCGCGTGGGCCTCCGACCTGAAGGGTCCCGCGGGGGCGGCCGCCGCCGGCGCGGTGCTGATGGGCGGTTTCGCGGTCGGCCCGTTCGCCGGAGCGCTGATCGCCGGGATCGGTCCGGCCGGCGTTCGCCTGTCGTTCGGCGTCGCGGCCGCCGTCGGCCTGGCGGCGATGGGCGTCGTGGTCGTCGCTGCGCGGCACACGGGGGTCACCGCGGCCGCAGCCGCCCGGGTCTGGGAGCCGTCGACGACCGCCGGGCACGGCGCGGCGCGGGCGTTGAGTTGGGCCATGCCGCTGGCCCCGTGGGTGTTCGCCTCGGCGACACTCGGATTCATCGCCCTGCCCGGCCGAGTGCACACCGGGCTGACCGCTCCGATGGCCGCCGGCACGGCCACCCTGCTGGTCAATGGCGTCAGCGGGCTGATCCAGGTTCTCGCCCGCGCCCGCCGGTGGGGGCCGCAGGCCGGCACGGCCGGTGCGGTGCTGGCCGCGCTCGGCTACGCGGTCACCGCGCTCGCCCCGCCCACCATCCCGCTGGCGCTGGGTGTGCCGCTGTTCCTGGTGCTGGGGTGCGCCTCCGGCCTGTGTTTGCGCGAAGGCTTGATCGACCTGGAGGCCGCGGCGCCGAAACGCTTGCGCGGCGCGCTCGTTGGGGCGTTTTACGTCGTCACATACGTAGGTTTCGGACTGCCGTTGATCTTGGCGACGGTCGGGTCGGGGGCTTCGACGGCCATCCTCGCGGTGATGGCGGTGCTGGCGTCGCTGACTGCCGTGAGCCGAGCGGTCCGACTCCGCGCAGACGCGCACCGCCAGGGCTGA
- a CDS encoding LLM class F420-dependent oxidoreductase — translation MRIGLAINYAGGFKDVAAEVADLERAGLDIVFVPEAYSFDAVSALGYLAASTDRVGLASGILQLYTRTPTLTAMTAAGLDYVSDGRFTLGLGASGPQVIEGFHGVPYDAPIARTREVIDICRQVWRRETVNHQGRYYTIPLPADQGTGLGKPLKLINKPVRERIPILIAALGPKNVELAAEIAEGWQPIFYLPEKAQDVWGEALATGRAKRDPSLGELDIYAGPVLAIGENVEPLREFVKPHLALYIGGMGAKGKNFYHALATKYGYGPQADRIQELYLAGDKDGAAKVVPDDLVRDVNLIGSREFVMDRLAAFREAGVTALNVAPIASTAAERIKLIETLRELV, via the coding sequence ATGCGAATCGGACTGGCCATCAACTATGCCGGCGGCTTCAAGGACGTGGCCGCCGAAGTGGCCGACCTCGAGCGCGCCGGGCTCGACATCGTCTTCGTCCCCGAGGCGTACTCGTTCGACGCGGTGAGCGCGCTCGGTTACCTGGCCGCCAGCACCGATCGGGTCGGACTGGCCTCGGGAATCTTGCAGCTCTACACCAGAACGCCCACGCTGACCGCGATGACCGCGGCCGGCCTGGACTACGTCTCCGACGGCCGATTCACCCTCGGGCTGGGCGCATCCGGCCCGCAAGTCATCGAGGGTTTTCACGGTGTACCCTACGACGCGCCGATCGCCCGGACGCGCGAAGTGATCGACATCTGCCGCCAGGTGTGGCGCCGCGAGACCGTCAACCACCAGGGCAGGTATTACACGATTCCGCTGCCCGCCGACCAGGGCACCGGGCTGGGCAAACCGCTGAAGCTCATCAACAAACCTGTGCGGGAACGGATCCCGATACTAATCGCCGCGCTGGGCCCCAAGAACGTCGAGCTCGCGGCCGAGATCGCCGAGGGTTGGCAGCCGATCTTCTACCTGCCCGAGAAGGCGCAGGATGTGTGGGGAGAGGCACTCGCCACCGGCCGGGCCAAGCGGGACCCCAGTCTGGGCGAGCTGGACATCTACGCCGGCCCGGTGCTGGCCATCGGCGAAAACGTCGAACCACTACGGGAATTCGTCAAACCGCACCTGGCCCTGTATATCGGCGGAATGGGCGCCAAGGGCAAGAACTTCTACCACGCGCTGGCCACCAAGTACGGCTATGGGCCCCAGGCCGACCGGATCCAAGAGCTCTACCTGGCCGGTGACAAGGATGGCGCCGCCAAGGTGGTGCCCGACGATCTGGTGCGCGACGTGAACCTGATCGGCAGCCGCGAGTTCGTCATGGATCGCCTGGCCGCGTTTCGGGAAGCGGGGGTCACCGCCCTCAACGTCGCGCCCATCGCGTCCACAGCGGCCGAACGGATCAAGCTGATCGAGACCCTGCGCGAACTGGTGTGA
- a CDS encoding nuclear transport factor 2 family protein: MHPFRKAVEERDEKGIQALLADGVVFTSPVAFKPYVGKPITAAILRGVMRIFEDFRYVREIHDDSGGNHALVFETGIVGAPGVKITGCDFLHVNEDGLIDDFMVMVRPLSGAKALSEAMGAQFERIQQEALELADEFTTA; the protein is encoded by the coding sequence ATGCATCCGTTCCGCAAGGCGGTCGAAGAACGCGACGAGAAGGGCATCCAGGCGCTGCTTGCCGACGGCGTGGTATTCACCAGCCCGGTGGCGTTCAAGCCCTACGTCGGCAAGCCGATCACCGCGGCGATCCTGCGCGGCGTGATGCGGATCTTCGAGGACTTCCGCTACGTGCGTGAGATCCACGACGACAGTGGCGGCAACCACGCGCTGGTGTTCGAGACCGGGATCGTCGGGGCGCCGGGAGTCAAGATCACCGGTTGCGACTTCCTGCACGTCAACGAGGACGGTCTCATCGACGACTTCATGGTCATGGTGCGGCCGCTGTCGGGCGCGAAGGCGCTGTCGGAGGCGATGGGTGCCCAGTTCGAGCGGATCCAGCAGGAGGCGCTTGAACTGGCCGACGAATTCACCACCGCGTAG
- a CDS encoding PadR family transcriptional regulator: protein MSLRDAVLAALLEGESSGYDLAKDFDASVANFWMATPQQLYRELDRLAEQGLIQARLVHQERRPNKRLFSLTDAGRDAIREFTGQPPKPLAIRDELLVKVQAADAGDTPAVREFVSERLRWAAAKLQRYERSRARVLNGRDEGEYLAHAERIGPYLTLLRGITFEEENIRWAERALAVIDHRLSAVAKTAPSSPRHQAAAGRVAHPDRPRERSRRQ from the coding sequence GTGTCGCTGCGTGACGCGGTATTGGCCGCCCTGCTCGAGGGGGAGTCGTCGGGCTACGACCTGGCCAAAGACTTCGACGCGTCGGTCGCGAACTTCTGGATGGCCACCCCGCAGCAGCTGTACCGGGAACTCGACCGGCTCGCCGAGCAAGGTCTCATTCAGGCCCGCCTCGTGCACCAGGAACGCCGGCCCAACAAGCGCCTGTTCTCACTGACCGACGCCGGTCGCGACGCCATCCGGGAGTTCACCGGTCAGCCGCCGAAGCCGTTGGCGATCCGCGACGAACTGCTGGTCAAGGTCCAGGCCGCGGACGCCGGCGACACCCCGGCCGTGCGTGAATTCGTCAGCGAACGCCTGCGGTGGGCGGCGGCGAAACTGCAACGCTACGAACGGTCGCGGGCACGCGTGCTCAACGGCCGCGACGAGGGTGAATACCTGGCCCACGCCGAGCGAATCGGCCCCTACCTGACGCTGCTACGCGGAATAACGTTCGAGGAAGAGAACATTCGGTGGGCCGAGCGCGCGCTGGCGGTCATCGACCACCGCCTCTCGGCGGTGGCTAAGACGGCCCCGAGCTCACCGCGCCACCAGGCTGCCGCGGGCCGGGTAGCTCATCCTGACCGACCTCGGGAACGGTCCCGCCGTCAGTGA
- a CDS encoding NUDIX hydrolase has product MTIPYDETLRDRIRGHLARHDRRKLTDPAKRHAAVAVVLVDSALGEDRVDPAPVDEWIGDRAMPEPGLDGRMVGVSGGAAFLLCRRASRLNAHAAQWALPGGRLDPGETAVDAALRELHEEVDVDLPGSTVLGLLDDYPTRSGYVITPVVIWGGGRLDPRPAPDEVVAVYRVGLHQLQRDDSPRFITIPESTRPVVQIPLGNDLIHAPTGAVLLQVRWWCLEGRHDPVDELEQPVFAWR; this is encoded by the coding sequence GTGACCATCCCGTACGACGAGACGCTGCGCGACCGGATCAGGGGCCACCTGGCGCGCCATGATCGTCGCAAGCTGACCGACCCGGCGAAGCGGCATGCGGCGGTCGCCGTCGTCCTGGTCGACTCGGCCCTCGGCGAGGACCGGGTGGATCCGGCGCCGGTGGACGAGTGGATCGGTGATCGCGCGATGCCGGAGCCCGGTCTCGACGGCCGGATGGTCGGCGTATCCGGTGGCGCGGCTTTCCTGTTGTGTCGCAGGGCGTCTCGCCTCAATGCCCACGCGGCGCAGTGGGCGCTGCCCGGCGGCCGGCTCGACCCGGGCGAGACCGCCGTCGACGCGGCGCTCAGGGAACTACACGAGGAGGTCGACGTCGACCTGCCCGGCTCGACCGTGCTCGGCCTCCTGGACGACTACCCGACACGCTCGGGCTACGTCATCACCCCGGTCGTGATCTGGGGTGGCGGGCGCCTCGATCCCCGCCCCGCGCCCGACGAGGTGGTGGCCGTCTACCGGGTGGGCCTGCACCAATTGCAGCGCGACGACTCGCCGCGATTCATCACCATCCCGGAGAGCACCCGCCCCGTCGTGCAGATCCCGCTGGGGAACGACCTGATTCACGCGCCGACGGGTGCCGTGCTGCTGCAGGTGCGGTGGTGGTGTCTGGAGGGCCGTCACGATCCCGTCGACGAGCTGGAGCAACCGGTCTTCGCGTGGAGGTAG